In the genome of Geotrypetes seraphini chromosome 16, aGeoSer1.1, whole genome shotgun sequence, one region contains:
- the YIPF2 gene encoding protein YIPF2 encodes MASAEDLKFQEFEEASDLLASNPEATTTSINDSQNNIQVNMNFNKEEEEEEGNGEETDQTELLGKKQQQPGFWTFEYYQTFFDVDTKQVLNRIMGSLLPLPGKNFVRYHLRNTPDLYGPFWICATLVFTVAFSSNLHSLFQRNNSTFHYHPEFNKVTIAGIAIFSYAWLVPLGLWGFLQWRKGISMGVFSYTLLETICVYGYSLFVYIPTAFLAVAPYEWLGWVLLSFAMILSGSVLLLTFWPSIRGDTRLASLITVTCIVAFHALLTLGCKLYFFPSWRSTDSDVRHTTAAAPHTVKMAHSTLVAHMVKSGV; translated from the exons ATGGCTTCAGCCGAAGACCTCAAGTTCCAGG AATTTGAGGAAGCTTCAGACTTACTGGCTTCAAACCCTGAAGCAACAACCACAAGCATCAATGACAGTCAGAACAATATTCAGGTGAACATGAACTTCAacaaagaggaagaggaggaggaaggaaatggagaagagacagACCAGACTGAG CTCCTGGGTAAGAAACAGCAACAGCCGGGATTCTGGACCTTTGAGTACTATCAGACGTTCTTTGATGTTGACACCAAACAG GTGCTGAATCGGATCATGGGATCACTGCTGCCACTGCCAGGGAAGAACTTTGTGAGATACCATTTACGGAATACACCTGATCTGTACG GTCCCTTCTGGATCTGCGCCACCCTGGTCTTCACAGTGGCTTTTTCCAGTAACTTACACAGCCTGTTTCAAAGGAACAATTCCACGTTCCACTACCACCCCGAGTTCAATAAGG TGACCATAGCTGGAATTGCCATCTTCAGCTATGCCTGGCTAGTACCTCTGGGCCTCTGGGGCTTTCTCCAGTGGAGAAAGGGTATCAGCATGGGTGTCTTTTCCTACACTCTTTTAGAAACCATCTGTGTGTATGGATACTCTCTATTTGTGTACATTCCTACAGCG TTCCTGGCAGTGGCTCCCTACGAGTGGCTCGGATGGGTTCTCCTCTCGTTTGCCATGATCCTCTCTGGATCTGTGCTTCTGCTTACCTTCTGGCCCAGCATCCGTGGAGATACCCGGCTGGCATCTCTCATCACTGTGACCTGCATCGTCGCTTTCCATGCCCTGCTCACTCTTGGCTGCAAG TTGTACTTCTTTCCATCATGGAGATCCACCGACAGTGACGTGCGTCACACCACGGCAGCAGCCCCACATACTGTGAAGATGGCGCACAGCACCTTAGTCGCACATATGGTGAAGTCTGGCGTGTGA
- the TIMM29 gene encoding mitochondrial import inner membrane translocase subunit Tim29 yields MAALLGRWRLRLPAGLRASSTAAESGGLWARLRSGRLGAWCRSLLSDYAEACKDVATGARERPGRAIFYISLLAGATLCAHSTPGPNSFETCLLEASGTLLLLSPCTRNTASDGHVQHLLRLRDQGRLRHLSLGLLALLYEAPCDVDCALYQAQCRLLQPRWSQFPSRVLDVGFLGCWWLLRTKMRDFDINDEQFQHLPAHLRTLSSRDLHSEHNERLFLEKHRATPLETGAGHSI; encoded by the exons ATGGCAGCGCTGCTCGGCCGGTGGCGGCTGCGGCTTCCCGCGGGGCTCCGAGCGAGCTCGACTGCGGCGGAGAGCGGCGGGCTCTGGGCCCGGCTCCGGAGCGGTCGCCTGG GAGCCTGGTGCCGGAGCCTGCTGAGCGACTACGCCGAGGCCTGCAAGGATGTGGCGACGGGCGCCAGAGAGCGGCCAGGCCGGGCCATCTTCTACATTTCACTGCTAGCTGGGGCCACCCTCTGTGCCCACAGCACCCCAGGCCCCAACTCCTTTGAGACCTGCCTGCTGGAGGCCTCCGGGACCCTGCTGCTGCTTTCACCCTGCACTCGCAATACTGCCTCGGACGGCCACGTGCAGCACCTGCTACGCCTGCGTGACCAGGGTCGCCTGCGCCACCTCAGCCTGGGTCTCCTAGCGCTGCTCTATGAGGCACCTTGTGACGTCGACTGCGCTCTCTACCAGGCCCAGTGTCGCCTGCTGCAGCCCCGTTGGAGCCAGTTCCCCAGTCGTGTGCTCGATGTGGGCTTCCTGGGCTGTTGGTGGTTGTTGCGCACCAAGATGCGTGACTTCGACATCAACGACGAGCAGTTCCAACACTTGCCTGCACACCTACGCACCCTTTCCTCACGCGACCTGCACTCGGAACACAACGAGAGGCTCTTCCTAGAGAAACACCGGGCCACACCCCTGGAGACCGGGGCTGGCCATTCCATCTGA